GATCACATTGATTTGGCTATGTTGGTCGAGGCTGACGGCGTGCATATCGGTCAAGACGACCTGCCGCCGGCCAAGGTTCGCGAGCTGGTGGGCAAAGAGATGCTTATCGGCCTGTCAACCCACAACCCGGCCGAGGCCCAGGCCGCCGAAAAAGCGGGTGTTGTTGATTATATCGGGGTCGGCCCCATCTATGCGACTCAAACCAAAAAGGATGTCAGTGCTCCGGTTGGGCTGGAATACCTTTCTTATGTCGCCCAAAACATTTCCCTGCCCTTTGTGGCCATCGGCGGGATTAAGGAGCATAATCTCGCCGAAGTCATCCGCCATGGCGGCCGCACCGTCGCCTTAGTAACGGAAATTGTCGGCGCGGTGGATATCAAGGCAAAAGTCCAGGCCCTGCGCGCGAAATTTACATGATTTACCATTGACGAAACAGCACGCAGTCTGCTATAATTTAAAGCTGTCTGGGGTTATAGCTCAGTTGGTTAGAGCGCTTCGTTGACATCGAAGAGGTCAGCGGTTCGAGTCCGTTTAACCCCACCAGCGTCGGGGCGTAGCTCAGTTTGGTAGAGCGCCATCTTGGGGTGGTGGAGGCCGCTGGTTCAAGTCCAGTCGCTCCGACCATAAACTTTCGGGGTGTAGCTCAGTTTGGTAGAGCGTTCGGTTCGGGACCGAAAGGTCGTAGGTTCAAATCCTGTCACCCCGACCATCCAAAATTTTAACGCCAACCATTGCGGTTGGCGTTTTGTTTAGGCTTTGCATGAAAAAGCGCACTGCGCCTATTAAAAACCACAAAGGACGCTAAGGACGCTAAGGGTATACCGGGCGCGACGCATGTCGCGCCAAAAAAGAAAAATTCTTCGCGTAACTTCGCGCGTGCCCTTTGCGGTAAAAGCTTATACTTTCTGACAATGAGGCATAAAGGCCGCCCGACGGGCGGCCTTTGTCATTTATAGCTTTTTATTTCAGCTGGCATTTGCCAGTTTGCTAATTTCCGCCTTAATCTCTTCCCACACAATAATCGGCGCTTTAGCAAATCCGTTGAAAACCGTCGCCGAAGCGGAAGTGTAGGAGCCGCAGGCCGGCACTAAGATAAGGTCGTCCATCGCCAGCGGCGGCGTCAGTTTATCACGGAACAGGACGTCCAGCGAGTCACAGCTCGGCCCGGCGAAGGTCGCCGCGATTTTCGGCCCGCACTTAAAGGTCTCCAATTCAAAGTCCCAGTGGTCGAAGATAATGCCGGAGAAAGTACCGTACAGGCCTTCATCCAGGAAATACCACTGCTGGCCGTTACGCTGCTGCACGCCGATGACGCGGGTAATAAGGTTGACAGCCGTACCGCAGATAAAACGGCCCGGCTCGGCCCATATTTCGGTATTGGGGAAGTACTGGGCCAAGGCCGTGCGGATCTGGCTCATCATAGCTGCCGCATCCACCTTCATGCCAATCGCCGGGATGGGAAACCCGCCGCCGATATCCAGAATACGCAGATTAAACCCTTTTTGGGCCGCAGCGTCGAAAATCCGGCGGCAGGCCGCCAGGGCGTCCACATAGGCGCCGGCGTCGGTCGACTGGCTGCCCACATGAAAACAGAGACCGGCCACGTCCAGCCCCTGCTCGCGGGCAATCGTCAAGAGACGGAGCGCTTCGTCGGGGTGGGCGCCAAATTTTTTATTCAAGTCGACCAGGGCGTTGGGATTATCGACCCGCACCCGAAGCAGCACCGTGCCGCCCGGGACCGCCTTGGCCATCTTATAAATCTCGCTTTCGCTGTCAAAAGTAAATTTGCGCACACCGGTTTGCCGCGCCGCCGCCAACCCGGACGCGGTTTTCACCGGATTGGCGTAGACAATGCGCTCGGGCGCGATGCCCATCTGGGCCAGGGCCAGGATTTCGCCGTCCGAAGCCACGTCAAA
This genomic interval from Sporolituus thermophilus DSM 23256 contains the following:
- the thiE gene encoding thiamine phosphate synthase — protein: MDRQTALAILHRADIYGITSEEHSLGRSNVEVAQLMIAAGIKVIQYREKDKKARLMYEECCKIRELTRAAGVLFIVNDHIDLAMLVEADGVHIGQDDLPPAKVRELVGKEMLIGLSTHNPAEAQAAEKAGVVDYIGVGPIYATQTKKDVSAPVGLEYLSYVAQNISLPFVAIGGIKEHNLAEVIRHGGRTVALVTEIVGAVDIKAKVQALRAKFT
- a CDS encoding type III PLP-dependent enzyme; translated protein: MQKIFKLSQPAVEALAAKYGTPLLVLSRDQIRYNYNFLAEHLPGVHIYYAMKANPDSRIIDELAGLGACFDVASDGEILALAQMGIAPERIVYANPVKTASGLAAARQTGVRKFTFDSESEIYKMAKAVPGGTVLLRVRVDNPNALVDLNKKFGAHPDEALRLLTIAREQGLDVAGLCFHVGSQSTDAGAYVDALAACRRIFDAAAQKGFNLRILDIGGGFPIPAIGMKVDAAAMMSQIRTALAQYFPNTEIWAEPGRFICGTAVNLITRVIGVQQRNGQQWYFLDEGLYGTFSGIIFDHWDFELETFKCGPKIAATFAGPSCDSLDVLFRDKLTPPLAMDDLILVPACGSYTSASATVFNGFAKAPIIVWEEIKAEISKLANAS